The following proteins are encoded in a genomic region of Micropterus dolomieu isolate WLL.071019.BEF.003 ecotype Adirondacks linkage group LG04, ASM2129224v1, whole genome shotgun sequence:
- the LOC123970124 gene encoding cartilage acidic protein 1-like, translated as MDEAASDVTKGIVALSDVAADAGVNKLTGGRGVLVGPILSQSRSDVFCDNENGPNFLFKNNGDGTFVDMARQAGVEDRYQHGRGVALADFNGDGKTDIVYGNWNGPHRLFLQGSDSKFRNIATGEFAAPSPIRTVIAADFDNDKELEVFFNNIAYKGNAPNRLFRVSRRAGADPLIQELNVGDAAEPQGRGTGGTVADLDGDGQLELLLAHGESAQQPISVFKVTQGSSNNWLRVIPRTQFGSFARGAKVTAFTNQSGAHTRIIDGGSGYLCEMEPVAHFGLGNDEVTVLEVSWPDGSSITRTLQPGELNSVVEVAYPTEGQTVVLANDTQCGKGFTVKNGHCAGL; from the exons ATGGATGAGGCTGCCAGTGATGTCACCAAGGGCATCGTGGCTCTGTCTGACGTGGCCGCAGATGCCGGGGTCAACAAGCTCACAG GTGGACGTGGTGTGTTGGTTGGACCAATCCTAAGCCAGTCGCGGTCGGATGTGTTCTGCGACAATGAGAATGGACCAAACTTCCTGTTCAAGAATAATGGAGACGGTACTTTTGTTGATATGGCCAGACAGGCAG GTGTAGAGGACCGGTACCAGCATGGCAGAGGAGTAGCACTAGCCGACTTCAACGGTGATGGAAAGACAGACATTGTCTATGGCAACTGGAACGGCCCACACAGACTTTTCCTGCAAGGCAGTGACTCTAAATTCCGG AACATAGCCACTGGAGAATTTGCTGCGCCCTCACCTATTCGCACAGTCATCGCTGCCGACTTTGACAATGACAAGGAGCTGGAGGTGTTTTTCAACAACATTGCTTACAAAGGCAATGCCCCCAACAGGCTGTTCAG ggtGTCAAGGAGAGCTGGTGCAGATCCTTTGATCCAGGAACTTAATGTGGGAGATGCTGCGGAGCCACAAGGGAGAGGAACAG GTGGCACTGTGGCAGACTTAGATGGGGATGGacagctggagctgctgctggcACATGGGGAGAGCGCCCAGCAGCCAATCTCTGTCTTCAAGgtcacacag GGCTCGTCCAACAACTGGCTGCGGGTCATCCCTCGCACCCAGTTTGGCTCGTTTGCCCGGGGAGCCAAGGTAACAGCCTTCACCAATCAGAGTGGAGCTCACACGCGCATCATTGACGGAGGCTCGGGGTACCTTTGTGAGATGGAGCCTGTCGCACACTTTGGTTTAG GAAATGATGAGGTGACGGTGCTGGAGGTCTCCTGGCCCGACGGCAGCTCCATCACTCGAACCCTACAGCCTGGTGAATTGAACTCAGTGGTGGAAGTGGCCTATCCCACAGAAGGGCAAACGGTTGTGCTTGCCAATGACACGCAG TGTGGTAAAGGCTTTACTGTCAAGAATGGCCACTGTGCAG GTCTGTGA
- the golga7ba gene encoding golgin A7 family, member Ba, with translation MATEFHNLQELRHSASLANKVFIQRDYSEGTTCKFQTKFPSELESRIERTLFEDTVKTLNNYYAEAEKIGGQSYLEGCLACATAYLIFLCMETRYEKVLKKIAKYIQEQNEKIYAPRGLLITDPIERGMRVIEISIYEDRGSSGSSSGSSSVSGSTAR, from the exons ATGGCGACAGAG TTCCACAATCTGCAGGAGCTGAGGCACAGTGCATCTCTGGCTAACAAAGTCTTCATCCAGAGAGACTACAGCGAAGGGACCACCTGCAAGTTTCAGACCAAGTTCCCCTCTGAGCTGGAGAGCAGG ATTGAGCGGACACTGTTCGAGGACACTGTGAAGACGCTTAATAACTACTACGCAGAGGCAGAAAAGATAGGAGGGCAGTCCTACCTGGAGGGGTGCCTGGCTTGCGCTACAGCATATCTCATCTTCCTCTGCATGGAGACACGCTACGAGAAG GTGTTGAAGAAGATAGCGAAGTACATTCAGGAGCAGAATGAGAAGATCTATGCTCCAAGAGGGCTGCTCATCACCGATCCCATCGAAAGGGGAATGCGCGTC ATAGAGATTTCCATCTATGAAGACCGGGGGTCCAGTGGCTCCAGCTCAGGGAGCAGCTCTGTGTCTGGCAGCACCGCTCGATGA